The segment AGTATGTGGTGTATGCAAAAGGTCTTCAATGATTAAGAAGATGCATTTTGTGGCATTGGGCAATGGACTTTTTGCTGTTAATGATCAAGTGGTCTCACTAGTGCAAAattgtggtactttcttttcatTCATAAAATATTAAGGTCTTTGTTGACATCATGCCCATGTGAATAGATCAATTAGGAATGAAATTACGAATGAAGTTGCAGAGAGGCTTTAAAGATTGGAGTTAGGTATTCTTATGTCAAAACTAGGTCTTTGTTGACATCATGCCCATGGGAATAGATCAATTAGGAATGAAATTACGAATGAAATTGCAGAGAGGCTTTAAGGATTGGAGCTAGGTATTCTTCTGTCAAAACTATGTTATGAATAGGATGAGGACTTGGTCATTTATAGTCCATCGTTCTGTGTCTCTCAAACGATTGAATAGATTACAATCGTCCATTTTCATTGGCAAGTTTAATATTGTACGGGCTTGAAACTGTGAGTGGATTAAAACATAAGTCTTCTCACCTATGTCATCCAAATTGCCGTCAGTTTGCTGCTTCAGGGTACTACAGTCATGTATAGCCATTACTAAAACATTATCTACCAAACATTACTACGAAACTAAAACCCATATGTGCTAGACATTAAGACATTAGTTTGGTTTGTAAGGAGGATTTGATGTTTGAGCGGCAAACAAAGCTAGCAATCGTATGTGCAGACGAAAGTTGAGAAAAGTGTCATGGATCATGATGGTTTTGAATTTATTTGCATATCACATCAAAAGAGGCATGTACCATAAGAGATGATATATAATCCTTTTAAATAGCAAAGGATAGTGCCTCCACCGCACCATGAAATCTACCATTCTGGATAAACATTAATCTTAAAAACAGAAATAGTTATTTCAACTGCTTTTGATTGTTGTTGCTTCCCTTCTTTATTGTCAACTCCAGCCTATATTCCATACAATTTATGCTTATAATATTTATGTTTTCGATATGTATTTACTGTCTATTTTGTTCTTGTAATGGGCGTTGTTAATTTTTGACTCTGCATTGTCCTTATGATTTTTGAAATGTTGCAGGGGATTATCGAGGTTGTTCTTTACTCATTCAATAATATATAACACAAGAAGATGAAAGACAAACCATATTAGCCAGGGGCTTATCCAAAAAGCCCCAAGCTGGGGAAAACTAATTCCAACCGCATCATAAATACCCTTGTAGCCATTCCATATAAAGTAGCCATTCTGGAGTCTTTTACTTGTCCCTATTTTAGGGTGCCAACTGATGTAAAGCTAATTTAGTCTTTGCCGATTTGGTATTTTTCAACTCAGCAATCAAATGTAAAATTGAATTTGATGGTTCTAAAAAATTATTTGGGTACCATTAAGGCTGTGATAGATGAAATGATTGGCAACCTTTTCTTCCCCTCTGCTCTAGactacaaaatttattttcttgttcCAAATTAGATGTAGTGTGTAATGGCTCTCTTCATCTTAAATTTTGTATGCTTGAATAAAAACAACAAATATCATAGCAATTGTCAAATTTAAACTTTGATGGACCTTTCACTTCCACTGAATGTGTATCTAAGGAATGGTAGCAAATGACGTAACATTTAAGTCTTTTTCACCAGAGTCTTGAACAAAGGAATTTTCCTGACCTTATTATTCTACTTAATGGTTTATTCTTTAGCTATGGGTTTGGGTAGTTTATGTGTATGTTTATATGGGAGGCAGGACTGAAATGATCTTGTTACATCGAAGGTGTCTCTTATATGAGATGAACAGACTAATTTTTAAAATCAACGGTCCAAAACTTAACAGAGGCATGCAAGACGATCACGGTGTTTTGGACCATTGAATCTTGCCCTATTTTTTGTCCACCGTTCACTGAATTCAAACCTATTTCCAAGGACTTGCAAATTGTGCTCAGATGGTACTATCGCCAGTAGATTGTCTTGTCATCATTTCCACCGCCTGTCTTCCCCATTCACGTTTCCTTGAAAGGCTCATTGTAAGAACATGTGTGAATGTTGTCTGTAGTCATAGAATCTTTTTTCGCcggtttttttattttgttgagcaACTTCCTTTCATTGATGATGTCCTTAACTTTTTGTGCTTCTCTTTTTGAACATAGCCCAAAAGCACAAAACGACGtaaacatcacacactaagcttatatttctacacttaaaagtgttaaacaattagagttgactaacatttttctaagcttaatatgtttcttaatgcatatggtcacactaagaatacacttctatgcttaaaaatgttaaacactcagaattgactaacaCTCTCTACACTTAATATGTTTCTTAGTGTGTATGATTTAAGGCTAGCCCAAAAGCACAATATATGTATATAGCCttgatattttcaaattttcaactaTATAGTATAACACTCTTTCACTATGCGACACCATCTCATTGTTCTGAATTGGATAAACATGATGGGGATGAATTCCATaaaaaaaaaatgccaaacaatTCTACCCATAGAAGCAACAAGAACATAGAAAGATACTTCAACTCATAGACTGATAGCACTTTTAATACTCTGTTAAGAAAGGATGAAAACTACTATACGATGGGAACATTATTTCATAGCAACATACACAAATTGTTAATATAGAAAATTCAGAAATGTAACCAGATTCACAGATGTAGATTAGATTTCACAATGCAAAAGATATACAGTCACGTAAATCAATTTGCTTGTACAATCAATGGCCTTATCTTCACTTCGGCAAAGATGTTTTCAAACCAGGTATGGCCTTCTTTTACAATTACAATGACATCCTCAGACCAAGACATTACCATATGAGTCAACCATGGAAAGAAGAAAACAATTACCAGGCAATGCATGTATTATCTACAAAATGAGGGTAAGCATTATAGAGCATCAATTTCAAAACCTGTTCTTTGATTGCAGCTTACACTTCCCTTAAAACCAACGTCCCCCTCTTCAATCGATCCCTTCTAGATATGGATTAAATTGATATACCAACGCCTCTTATGTTTTACTCATCGCATTCCAACTGCCATCTCTCCCTCCTCCATAGCCCTCTGTTTTGTCCCAATAGCTTGAAGATTCCTAAAACTTGCACCAAGTTTATAAAAAAAATGACAATTGCAAAGGATTTGATCCAAAAAACTACTCATTATTAGAACTCGTGTTTTGATGTACTTACCACAAAAATATTGTAGGTTGGCTATCCTTGTTTCAATGGAAGTTATTATTCAACTAAACtaaaattaatgaaaaaaaaaacatcctGGTTGGACTTCTTAAGGAATAAAATAATATAGTTAATTTAATTCAAGCATAGTAGCTTTTATACATACTTTGTATAATATCAACATTAAgtctttcctttgaatcttctatagATTGTTTTAGTCTTTTGAAATTAAGGATAAATGAACTTAAGCTCCTCCTCTTCTCAGCATAATCCCTAATCAATGGTTGTGAACATAACATTTTTTAAATCTTTGATTATGAGTTTTTTAATCTTCAATTTCAATCTTTGTCACAACTTCAACCTAATACATAGATTAATGgactaaaatattatttaataatagttCCTCCTCCAAGAAACTTTGtaattctttttttattattattatattatcttatacatattaatatatttaGAATGTGATTATCAATGCACAAAAGTTAATTCAGTAAAAAATCATACCTCATATGCAATTTCTAAGTAGCTTCCTTGGCACTCTCTCTACAAAATCCCTAAATGTATTATATCTTGACAAGTGAATAAAGGAACTAAAGGATAGTCCATATGCGATGAAAAAAATGCAGTTGGGCAAGTCAACtacaaataattcaatattttGTGAAAACTATTACAATTGGTTGAAAGATAATTTACCAAAACTAGAGACACCATACTAGGTGTCAACCTATGTTGAAACATCTTTGTTGATGAGTTAATTGCAAATTGGCCCAGACatgttcctctctctctctctctctctctctctctctatttgtcaTCATATTCTTAtctcactctatcttcatctctacctctatctttttCTTCCCCTATCTCTAGATATGTCTCACTCTCTTTACCTGTCCATAtatctccatctctacctctccttctccttcttcctagaCCTCTACCTTTTATATatcttttcctttctatctccctctctatatgTTTATCTCTTCAATACTTATGTcactctctccccccctctatcccccccccctctctctctccatatttatttatatatctctctcccttcctccattccCCTAACTCTAGACATGTCTTACTCTATTATCTATCCATCtctatttgtctccctcttccACTCTCACTCTATCTTCATCCCTAGCTCTATCTTAGTCTgccacccccctcccctctctctctctcttcattttCAGATCCATCTCTCTCTTCCTATCTTCCCTTATCTCTAGACATTTCTCACTCTATTTATAtatccatctctccctctcactattgcaaacataacatgagactTTTGGTATGGAGTCCAATCatcttcttgattcaaaggttttatttCACCTATGTTTTGTTTCCTACAATGAATGCACAATTGACTTAAACctatcacttctttgttgtggccaTTATTACATaagcaacatcattttctaaatgagCTTTATTAATTTACCTCGTACttcacaaatgtatgcaaaaaaagatgatttttttgtaattgaccttccacacctattcggtgtacccattgcacaccaagatgcaattgctagtattTAACAAATATCGATTGTAATGGAAGCTTTAGGTAGAGTTGTGCTACAAATCAATCTTGAAACAAATAAAAAACAGAGAGTTTAATCCAAGAATTTCATATTCAATAAAAAAACCAATAATTGCTTATACCCAAAACGATGGGACGCTTGCAATCTAATCGCTGAATATACACCACCAGTGGAGGCGGTGACTGACGTCCACTTTCAGTTACACCTTGGAACAGCACATCCTATGGCCCAGATGCCCATCACACCCACTCCCTACCTTTTCATCTTCGAATGTACTTTAAAGGAACCCGTCTCTTCCTCCATACATCATCATTCAGTTCATTCAAATCTTAACATCAGACATGATGCTAATATGCCAATGACCCAATGTTTCGATACAAATCTTTTGGGCTTTTCTAATGTTCTGTGATCGCCATGGAGGAACACTTGAAGGAGGAAGTGGCTGCATTTACAGCGATTTCAGAGGACATTCTCCTCAACATATTTTCTAAGCTTGAAGGCGATCCAAGATATTTGGCTAATTTAGCTTGCGTGTGCACCAAGTTCAGCTCCATAATACGAACAATCTgctggaagaagaagtgtatagtGGAGATCCCAAGCGTTGTAGCCGATCTGTTGCAGACGCCACGGTCCGCTGTTAAATTGGCGGAGCCGCCGGGTGGGTGGGCAGCGCTTCAGAAGCTTGCTGTGTGCTGCCCTGGCCTCTGGCACGCTGGGGTTTTATTAGATAGCTGGGATTATGGCCTCGAGCGAGATATTGGGCCCAGCGAACACTACAAGATCGAAACCCGTCCAGTGCAAAAATCTTCAAGCGACGAAGGAACCAGCGAAATCCATTCCCACTGGACTGCGTTTGATGATCTGCATTTTCATACTGATTTTCAGGCCGGGCTAGGGTTTGCTCAAAACCCTAGCAAAGAGGAGGCTTCGCAAATTAAGGCGGAGGAAGCTCCAGTTGGAGAAAACGGGCATGGCGTGGGGGCGGAACACTTAGGATTTGAGCAATACCCACAGGGCAAAAGTGCGACTGCTGACAAGTCGGGAGTAGCTTCGGTTGAATGTTCTAGTGGACGAAAATCCTCAGGGCTTTCTACAGACGGAAGAAGTGGTTATGATACTAGGGAGGAGCCTCGTGAATTTCAGCAATACCCACATGGAGAAAGCTGCGGTTCTGCAAATTCAGACCCACTCTCGGCAGAAAACCGTAACGTGGGTCAAGTTTCAAGTCTTGTGACAGAACAGTCGGATGGAGAAAATGAGCATGGTCCCAGGGAGGAGAAATGTGGGTTTGAGCAATACCCACCTGGAGAGAGTGCGCATGCAGTCCGTTCAGGATCAGGCTGTGAAAAACCTTCTGAAGGCCATTTTTCATCTGAAATGCTCAATTCCAGTGAGTCCAGTGAGCTTGAGGCAAAGAGAAAAGATAGCCCCTACTTCTTGTCCGATGAGTGCTGTGGTATGAACTTCGAtgcaaagaagaggaagaaaggacATCAACACCAATCGATTTGGCCTCATATGGCCACTGGTGCCTGGAATCTTTCAAGAGAGCAGGGCAACAAGCTTCTGCAGAGCAGGTTTCGTGGGGACTGTCTCTATATATGTGATTTGCCTGGCTGCATTCACTCAGAGGAGAAGAGGAGTTACAGGCTTTTTAGGGGGATTTTTAAGAATTTCAAAAATTCATCTGTGTGGAGGAACATCAAGGACATGAAAGCCAAGAAAAGTGAGATGAGTTGTGCTTTCTGTAACTCAGATGGCACGTGGGACATGCTGACTACTTTCTGTTTGAGGAAGTCGTTTGAGTATCACGATGATGGGGAGCCTGTTGTTAGGGCCTATGTCTGTGAGAATGGGCATGTGGCTGGGGCCTGGACGGACAGGCCAATGTATACTTAATTGGATTTTGATGAAGAAAGTCTCTGAATTTTAGATTTAAAAAGAAAATGATTAGTGGTACTGGATAGCTGTTTTATTACGGCGTTAGCTATTGTATTTCAGTCGGTGAAGAAGATCCTGGAAGATTATTGAAGTTTGGTCGATCAAGTGTTTTGAGATTTCTGAAGAGTGTTTTAAAGGAGAATCTCAGCCAATGCTAAGATATACATTCTGTTGTAGCTGTATTTATGGATTCTTGAGGGGATTTTGGGAGTTTGGTGGCTGATTTCATCTCAAAGAAAGACAGATTATTTTGCCCTTCAGGCATGTTTCTGACCAATTTGCAGGCGTCTTTCTAACTAAATGGCTACAAATAAAATGCCCATCACAGGGTGAGGTAGTAGCGACAATAATGCGCACCAGTCCTACATACACGATTACAAGCACAATACCCATAAGGTCATCTTCTGCGATTTACTAATTCACGTTATTGTACTTTTTAGATTATTGCCCTAGAACTAGTTAGAATTAAAGTTCAGTTCTTTCAGCCAGGCTTTGAAGTTTGGCAGTTGTTCTTGCCTGTCAGGAACACATTTTTTTGGGTGGTTTCTTTAAGACAGCATTTCATTGGCACGATTTTATACGGACTGGTTATCTTATTTAAAACTTCTGATTATATAAAATACCTCATTCCTAGCTTCTAATTGTCATTTTCTATAAACTGTCCAGATAAATTGACTGTAAAATATACTATGTAAGATTGCTTTCATCTTCCATTACTGGGAATAAAATCAAGATTGCTTTCATCTTCCATTCTTTCTGATTATATAAAATATCTCAATCCTAGCTTCTAATTGTCATTTTCTATAAACTGGTCAGATAAATTGACTGTAAAATATATTGTGTAAGATTGCTTTCATCTTCCATTCTTGGGAATAAAATCATattattcttcattttttttttctggAAAGCAGCCAAAAAAATAGAGAAGTTTTTCTGGAATTGATTCTCATTGCACATTTCAAGCTTCAGAATGTAACATATGTTTAGATGGAGCTGGAGACCGGGTATGTCCGGCCTTAAACTAGTCGGTTAATATGAACTTCATGGATTGTAGCTTTTCAACTGCTCCTAAACAGAGGAACACTAAAATATAATAACAATTTTCTTATGAATACATTCTATTAAACTTTATATTAATAAAAGATAAAAGGTTTGTAGAAGGCACGCCTACAGAGTCTAGCAGATGAAATAACAAGGGCCAAGTCCATAAAAAAATTTAAGCAGTCAAAGCTATGTAGGCATGTAGGTAAAGGAAGGTTCTGAGCATCAGGCTTCCCCCAAATATCATCGTGGTGGAATCTTCATTCGACTCCCAACCAGTGAGAACGGCAATGTTTTCTTCATACTTCTATGGAAGCTGCAGAACATGAACAGGAGAAATAGCGAGCTGCAAGAATTTGCCAGTGTCTGGCCAAGGGAATTTGCCAGTGTTTAGCCAACTAGAGTCCTTCCTAGGAAATGCTGAATGGAAGACTTAGACCATCCTCCACTGGTAGCAGAGTCCCTGGGATTCCGAAGCAAGGGGCCAcagaattttaattatttttgaaatcaAAGTTCTAAAATTTTGTTGTTTTCTGTTGTTTCGAAAAACAAACAACTCCTACCATTATTAGCTTGGAGTTTCTAGAATTGACTGAGTATGTTTACATCAGAATGAAGATTGCGTCAACATTTTTATCATATTCTATGATCCAACACCAGAATGAAGATATCTGAAGAAGAGAACTATGGAATCATTTCTCAGATATCCTGAGTTAAAGAATAAatccagagaaagaggaaataaTAGAATCTTGCAATGGCTAAAGGTATTGCCAACCACATGTTTTTGATGCATCTGCACTGCATACTTGAATTTGTATTAGGGAAGAGGTTTTGCTTTTCTATATTCTTAGCTTCCAGGTAGAATTTGTGTGTAAATCCTTGTGATGAAATCAAGTATCACATTAATCTCTCTGTGTCTCCTTTAGCTAATCACTAGTATATCTAGCACTGGTATTTATTAGTTCTCTTGATTACCTTCTCCAATACTTGGATATTTCTTTGAACGGTTTAAGTCAAAATGCATTTGTATCTCTTGAACGCATACCTAACAAGATTTATTCGTTAAATCTCATTGATGCCATGGTTAATTATGTGAACCTGCGATGAACCATTGCTCATCACCCTCGCTGGTTCAATTCTTCAACCTGctataatttttgtaattttttttgtatttttaattattaaagatggtctttcagaaataatCAATAATACATGAAAGAAGGGGTTTCTTAATTTTCAACACATTGAAATAAATCATGAAATAATCCGCTGAAACAATAAATTGGAGATTTTAGAAGCCATACCAATATAAATCATGAAATAATCAATAATACATGAAATAATCAGTTGAAACAATAAATTGGAGATTTTAGAAGCCATATCTGTAATAATACATGAAATAATCAATAATACATGAAATAATCAGTTG is part of the Cryptomeria japonica chromosome 10, Sugi_1.0, whole genome shotgun sequence genome and harbors:
- the LOC131042118 gene encoding phytochrome A-associated F-box protein; its protein translation is MEEHLKEEVAAFTAISEDILLNIFSKLEGDPRYLANLACVCTKFSSIIRTICWKKKCIVEIPSVVADLLQTPRSAVKLAEPPGGWAALQKLAVCCPGLWHAGVLLDSWDYGLERDIGPSEHYKIETRPVQKSSSDEGTSEIHSHWTAFDDLHFHTDFQAGLGFAQNPSKEEASQIKAEEAPVGENGHGVGAEHLGFEQYPQGKSATADKSGVASVECSSGRKSSGLSTDGRSGYDTREEPREFQQYPHGESCGSANSDPLSAENRNVGQVSSLVTEQSDGENEHGPREEKCGFEQYPPGESAHAVRSGSGCEKPSEGHFSSEMLNSSESSELEAKRKDSPYFLSDECCGMNFDAKKRKKGHQHQSIWPHMATGAWNLSREQGNKLLQSRFRGDCLYICDLPGCIHSEEKRSYRLFRGIFKNFKNSSVWRNIKDMKAKKSEMSCAFCNSDGTWDMLTTFCLRKSFEYHDDGEPVVRAYVCENGHVAGAWTDRPMYT